A single Thermoanaerobacterium sp. RBIITD DNA region contains:
- the proB gene encoding glutamate 5-kinase — MKIVVKVGTSTLTYENGQLNLEMMEKLSRQISNLQNRGDKVILVTSGAIGAGMGKLNIKQKPKTLPEKQSLAAVGQGLLIELYEKFFNEYGKVTAQLLLTKDDFSIRDRYLNISYTISNLLNYGVVPIINENDTVTVDEIKIGDNDTLSALVASLIEADILIILTDIDGLYNKNPSINNDAILIDIVEEFSDKLFDIAGGAGTKFGTGGMYTKMQAAKICYNSGVKMIIANGKLDNVLNRIANGEKIGTTFIPMQNPISSRKVWIAFNASVLGKLVIDDGAKNAILNKGKSLLPGGIKYTDGEYSVGDCVSIVDTNDKEIARGLINYTSSEVDKIKGYKSGDIEKILGYKNYDEVIHRDNLVIIS; from the coding sequence ATGAAAATAGTTGTTAAAGTTGGTACGAGTACCTTGACATATGAAAATGGTCAGCTAAATCTAGAGATGATGGAAAAATTGTCGAGGCAGATATCAAATTTGCAAAATAGAGGCGATAAAGTTATACTTGTTACATCAGGTGCAATCGGTGCAGGAATGGGAAAGCTTAATATAAAACAAAAGCCTAAAACACTGCCGGAAAAGCAATCACTTGCTGCAGTAGGACAAGGATTACTAATTGAACTTTACGAGAAATTTTTCAATGAGTATGGAAAGGTAACTGCACAGCTTTTGCTAACAAAAGACGATTTTTCTATAAGGGATAGATACTTAAATATAAGTTATACAATATCAAACCTATTAAACTATGGTGTAGTGCCAATAATAAATGAAAATGATACGGTTACTGTTGATGAAATAAAAATAGGCGATAATGATACACTTTCAGCACTTGTAGCAAGTCTTATTGAAGCAGACATTTTGATAATATTAACAGATATTGACGGGCTTTACAACAAAAATCCTTCGATTAACAATGACGCCATTTTGATCGATATCGTAGAGGAATTTTCAGATAAACTTTTTGATATTGCTGGCGGTGCCGGTACAAAATTTGGTACAGGTGGAATGTACACTAAGATGCAGGCAGCAAAGATATGCTATAATTCAGGTGTAAAAATGATTATAGCAAATGGAAAACTTGACAATGTTTTAAATAGGATTGCAAATGGTGAGAAAATAGGCACTACATTTATACCAATGCAAAATCCAATTTCCAGTAGAAAGGTATGGATTGCCTTCAATGCAAGTGTATTAGGTAAATTAGTCATAGATGACGGTGCTAAAAATGCCATATTAAATAAAGGAAAAAGCCTTTTGCCAGGTGGTATAAAATATACAGATGGTGAATATTCTGTAGGTGATTGTGTTTCTATAGTTGATACTAATGACAAAGAAATTGCAAGAGGATTAATTAATTATACATCATCTGAAGTTGATAAAATAAAGGGGTATAAATCTGGTGACATAGAGAAAATATTGGGATATAAAAACTATGATGAGGTTATC